A window from Neoarius graeffei isolate fNeoGra1 chromosome 14, fNeoGra1.pri, whole genome shotgun sequence encodes these proteins:
- the LOC132897756 gene encoding urotensin-2 receptor isoform X2, translated as MLNYSLLGGKQSVGFKQDMTTVSVESLVVMVDKVPNGTETPVVSSAENVAATFTIGTILSVMCLVGVSGNIYTLVVMCHSMRSAASMYIYIVNLAMADLLYLLTIPFVVCTHFLKGWYFGDVGCRTLISMDFLTMHASIFTLTVMSTERYFAVLKPLDTVKRSKSYRKAIAILVWTASLILTLPMIIDVELKTENSKSMCQTTLSPLSYKIYITSLFCTSIVAPGVIIGYLYICLARTYWISQTENFKQTQKLPNHKVLYLIFTIVLLFWACFLPFWIWQLLGQFKPEMVLSTKARSNINYLTTCLTYSNSCINPFLYTLLTKNYKEYLRKRQRTWASGSYFNRRNRFQRSPHRSLSSSSQQCTESFVLTHVPRTNNSSL; from the exons ATGCTAAACTACTCTCTGCTGGGAGGCAAACAGTCTGTGGGATTTAAACAAG ACATGACCACTGTGTCAGTAGAATccctggtggtgatggtggataaAGTGCCTAATGGAACTGAGACTCCAGTGGTATCATCTGCTGAAAATGTGGCTGCAACCTTCACTATCGGCACCATCCTGTCCGTCATGTGCCTTGTCGGTGTGTCAGGAAATATCTACACCCTGGTGGTCATGTGCCACTCAATGCGCTCTGCTGCGTCAATGTATATATACATTGTCAACTTGGCAATGGCTGATCTCCTCTACCTGCTCACTATTCCCTTTGTGGTGTGCACCCACTTTTTAAAGGGTTGGTACTTTGGTGATGTGGGATGCCGGACTCTCATTAGTATGGACTTCCTCACCATGCATGCAAGCATTTTCACACTCACTGTCATGAGCACAGAGCGCTATTTTGCTGTTCTTAAGCCTCTGGATACAGTCAAACGCTCTAAGAGTTATCGTAAGGCTATTGCTATTCTGGTCTGGACAGCTTCACTGATTTTAACCCTTCCCATGATCATTGATGTAGAGCTCAAGACAGAAAATTCCAAATCAATGTGTCAGACCACACTAAGTCCTCTTTCTTACAAGATCTATATCACCTCCCTTTTCTGCACCAGCATTGTGGCACCAGGTGTCATAATTGGCTATCTCTACATCTGCCTGGCCCGCACTTACTGGATCTCACAAACAGAGAACTTTAAGCAGACTCAGAAGCTCCCAAACCACAAAGTACTATATCTTATTTTTACAATTGTGCTTCTCTTTTGGGCCTGCTTTCTTCCCTTCTGGATCTGGCAGCTACTGGGCCAGTTCAAGCCAGAAATGGTTCTTTCAACCAAGGCCAGGAGCAATATCAACTATCTGACCACCTGCCTGACCTACAGTAACAGCTGCATCAATCCTTTCCTGTACACACTTTTGACCAAGAACTACAAGGAGTATCTTCGTAAGAGGCAAAGAACTTGGGCATCTGGGAGCTATTTCAACAGGAGAAACCGCTTCCAACGGTCCCCTCACCGCTCCCTGTCATCCAGCAGCCAGCAGTGTACAGAGAGTTTTGTGCTCACACACGTACCACGTACCAACAACAGCAGTCTGTGA
- the LOC132897756 gene encoding urotensin-2 receptor isoform X1, translating to MTTVSVESLVVMVDKVPNGTETPVVSSAENVAATFTIGTILSVMCLVGVSGNIYTLVVMCHSMRSAASMYIYIVNLAMADLLYLLTIPFVVCTHFLKGWYFGDVGCRTLISMDFLTMHASIFTLTVMSTERYFAVLKPLDTVKRSKSYRKAIAILVWTASLILTLPMIIDVELKTENSKSMCQTTLSPLSYKIYITSLFCTSIVAPGVIIGYLYICLARTYWISQTENFKQTQKLPNHKVLYLIFTIVLLFWACFLPFWIWQLLGQFKPEMVLSTKARSNINYLTTCLTYSNSCINPFLYTLLTKNYKEYLRKRQRTWASGSYFNRRNRFQRSPHRSLSSSSQQCTESFVLTHVPRTNNSSL from the coding sequence ATGACCACTGTGTCAGTAGAATccctggtggtgatggtggataaAGTGCCTAATGGAACTGAGACTCCAGTGGTATCATCTGCTGAAAATGTGGCTGCAACCTTCACTATCGGCACCATCCTGTCCGTCATGTGCCTTGTCGGTGTGTCAGGAAATATCTACACCCTGGTGGTCATGTGCCACTCAATGCGCTCTGCTGCGTCAATGTATATATACATTGTCAACTTGGCAATGGCTGATCTCCTCTACCTGCTCACTATTCCCTTTGTGGTGTGCACCCACTTTTTAAAGGGTTGGTACTTTGGTGATGTGGGATGCCGGACTCTCATTAGTATGGACTTCCTCACCATGCATGCAAGCATTTTCACACTCACTGTCATGAGCACAGAGCGCTATTTTGCTGTTCTTAAGCCTCTGGATACAGTCAAACGCTCTAAGAGTTATCGTAAGGCTATTGCTATTCTGGTCTGGACAGCTTCACTGATTTTAACCCTTCCCATGATCATTGATGTAGAGCTCAAGACAGAAAATTCCAAATCAATGTGTCAGACCACACTAAGTCCTCTTTCTTACAAGATCTATATCACCTCCCTTTTCTGCACCAGCATTGTGGCACCAGGTGTCATAATTGGCTATCTCTACATCTGCCTGGCCCGCACTTACTGGATCTCACAAACAGAGAACTTTAAGCAGACTCAGAAGCTCCCAAACCACAAAGTACTATATCTTATTTTTACAATTGTGCTTCTCTTTTGGGCCTGCTTTCTTCCCTTCTGGATCTGGCAGCTACTGGGCCAGTTCAAGCCAGAAATGGTTCTTTCAACCAAGGCCAGGAGCAATATCAACTATCTGACCACCTGCCTGACCTACAGTAACAGCTGCATCAATCCTTTCCTGTACACACTTTTGACCAAGAACTACAAGGAGTATCTTCGTAAGAGGCAAAGAACTTGGGCATCTGGGAGCTATTTCAACAGGAGAAACCGCTTCCAACGGTCCCCTCACCGCTCCCTGTCATCCAGCAGCCAGCAGTGTACAGAGAGTTTTGTGCTCACACACGTACCACGTACCAACAACAGCAGTCTGTGA